One Ricinus communis isolate WT05 ecotype wild-type chromosome 1, ASM1957865v1, whole genome shotgun sequence DNA window includes the following coding sequences:
- the LOC8270582 gene encoding spindle and kinetochore-associated protein 1 homolog isoform X1, with protein sequence MAMNDAGSSLDSLISSFNTRISELQELVIGRNMYPASSITDLSAVDTSLKTMELQIQAIKDRLREEFEAIPKAKKLIEMSLRQQKKLQSMSSHVLPHRMISLNLDANKSVPPEAPNQQNEFGSLKTENEPAPLPKEKKGRAPPPLWYITADELNSLPTYMRGRLTLDKVNAAINDMATYAESNAHLIGASKKKLAENLWEKALQVRDIAMTETVKGKHFFLESDIKGPTLKLDNTGKAMLTVLRHLGRISETRIGPHRILILLKP encoded by the exons ATGGCGATGAATGATGCTGGTTCATCTCTAGATTCTCTGATTTCTTCCTTCAATACTCGAATCTCCGAGCTTCAAGAACTCGTTATCGGCAGAAACA TGTATCCAGCGAGCAGCATCACCGATTTATCGGCGGTTGACACATCATTAAAGACGATGGAGCTGCAGATACAGGCTATTAAGGACCGACTGCGCGAGGAGTTTGAGGCCATTCCTAAAGCTAAG AAACTGATTGAGATGTCACTTCGGCAACAGAAGAAATTGCAGAGTATGTCTAGTCATGTTCTCCCACATAGAATGATCTCACTGAATTTAGATGCAAATAAAAG TGTGCCGCCTGAAGCCCCTAATCAACAAAATGAGTTTGGTTCTTTGAAAACTGAAAACGAGCCTGCGCCATTACCCAAG GAGAAAAAGGGCCGTGCCCCTCCACCATTGTGGTATATAACTGCTGATGAGCTGAATTCCCTGCCAAC ATATATGAGAGGAAGACTCACACTAGATAAGGTCAATGCTGCTATCAATGACATGGCGACATATGCTGAATCAAATGCTCACCTTATTGGAGCATCCAAGAAGAAG CTGGCAGAAAATCTCTGGGAAAAGGCCTTG CAAGTAAGAGATATTGCAATGACAGAAACGGTAAAGGGAAAGCATTTTTTTCTCGAATCTGACATAAAAGGGCCAACATTGAAGCTTGACAACACTGGAAAAGCTATGCTGACG GTTCTTCGTCACCTCGGTCGCATCAGTGAGACTCGGATTGGGCCTCATCGTATACTCATACTTTTGAAGCCCTAG
- the LOC8270582 gene encoding spindle and kinetochore-associated protein 1 homolog isoform X2 — MAMNDAGSSLDSLISSFNTRISELQELVIGRNMYPASSITDLSAVDTSLKTMELQIQAIKDRLREEFEAIPKAKKLIEMSLRQQKKLQSMSSHVLPHRMISLNLDANKSVPPEAPNQQNEFGSLKTENEPAPLPKEKKGRAPPPLWYITADELNSLPTYMRGRLTLDKVNAAINDMATYAESNAHLIGASKKKLAENLWEKALQVRDIAMTETVKGKHFFLESDIKGPTLKLDNTGKAMLTVLRHLGRISETRIGPHRILILLKP, encoded by the exons ATGGCGATGAATGATGCTGGTTCATCTCTAGATTCTCTGATTTCTTCCTTCAATACTCGAATCTCCGAGCTTCAAGAACTCGTTATCGGCAGAAACA TGTATCCAGCGAGCAGCATCACCGATTTATCGGCGGTTGACACATCATTAAAGACGATGGAGCTGCAGATACAGGCTATTAAGGACCGACTGCGCGAGGAGTTTGAGGCCATTCCTAAAGCTAAG AAACTGATTGAGATGTCACTTCGGCAACAGAAGAAATTGCAGAGTATGTCTAGTCATGTTCTCCCACATAGAATGATCTCACTGAATTTAGATGCAAATAAAAG TGTGCCGCCTGAAGCCCCTAATCAACAAAATGAGTTTGGTTCTTTGAAAACTGAAAACGAGCCTGCGCCATTACCCAAG GAGAAAAAGGGCCGTGCCCCTCCACCATTGTGGTATATAACTGCTGATGAGCTGAATTCCCTGCCAAC ATATATGAGAGGAAGACTCACACTAGATAAGGTCAATGCTGCTATCAATGACATGGCGACATATGCTGAATCAAATGCTCACCTTATTGGAGCATCCAAGAAGAAG CTGGCAGAAAATCTCTGGGAAAAGGCCTTG CAAGTAAGAGATATTGCAATGACAGAAACGGTAAAGGGAAAGCATTTTTTTCTCGAATCTGACATAAAAGGGCCAACATTGAAGCTTGACAACACTGGAAAAGCTATGCTGACG GTTCTTCGTCACCTCGGTCGCATCAGTGAGACTCGGATTGGGCCTCATCGTATACTCATACTTTTGAAGCCCTA G
- the LOC8265857 gene encoding autophagy-related protein 8f isoform X1 encodes MTKSSFKFEHDFEKRRAEAVRIRAKYPDRVPVIVEKAERSDIPDIDKKKYLVPADLTVGQLVYVIRKRIKLSAEKAIFIFVDNVLPPTGAVMSTIYDEKKDEDGFLYVTYSGENTFG; translated from the exons ATGACGAAGAGTAGCTTCAAGTTCGAACATGATTTTG AGAAGAGGCGCGCTGAGGCGGTGAGAATTAGGGCTAAATATCCAGATAGAGTTCCG GTAATTGTGGAGAAGGCTGAAAGAAGTGATATTCCTGACATTGATAAGAAAAA ATATCTAGTCCCAGCTGACCTGACAGTGGGTCAGTTGGTCTATGTAATCCGGAAGAGGATTAAACTGAGTGCAGAAAAGGCCATTTTCATATTTGTGGACAATGTCCTCCCACCAACTG GGGCAGTAATGTCTACGATCTATGATGAAAAGAAGGATGAAGATGGATTTCTTTATGTTACATATAGCGGAGAGAATACATTTGGGTAG
- the LOC8265858 gene encoding root meristem growth factor 10, translated as MSITSFLLLFLLCNSLHACNARPIPATTDNTNLDKKFNQNDEKKVSVAEKVESSASGIAKEDSIVQTHLLEDNNQTSKDSKAKNKKLMMAKEDIARKSSGSVQKESLVSVPWRVPHKKRGDKHPGFNLDYSPPKTHPPSHN; from the exons ATGTCAATCacatcttttcttcttctttttcttttatgcaatTCTTTGCATGCATGTAATGCCAGACCTATTCCTGCTACTACTGATAATACAAACCTCGACAAGAAATTTAATCAG AATGATGAGAAGAAGGTTTCAGTTGCAGAAAAGGTGGAGTCTTCGGCATCTGGAATTGCAAAGGAAGATAGCATCGTGCAGACTCATCTATTGGAGGATAATAATCAAACGTCCAAAGACTCCAAGGCTAAAAATAAGAAGCTCATGATGGCAAAAGAGGATATTGCAAGAAAATCATCAGGTTCTGTTCAAAAAGAGTCGCTTGTTTCAGTTCCTTGGCGTGTGCCTCATAAAAAACGTGGAGATAAGCACCCTGGTTTCAACTTGGACTACTCACCACCAAAGACACACCCACCTTCACACAACTGA
- the LOC8270583 gene encoding 14 kDa proline-rich protein DC2.15, with protein MASKAFAKTALLLSLNLLFFSLVSSKHHHHDVPCPPPPPPKTPKCPPPPSSPTGSCPKNALKLGVCADLLNDLVHLVVGTPPKEPCCPLIQGLADLEAAVCLCTALKANILGINLNVPVSLSLLLNYCGKGVPAGFQCA; from the coding sequence ATGGCTTCCAAGGCTTTTGCAAAGACTGCTCTTCTTCTCTCCCTTaaccttcttttcttttctttggttAGCTCTAAGCATCATCATCACGATGTCCCTTGTCCGCCACCGCCCCCACCAAAGACTCCAAAATGCCCACCACCACCATCATCACCTACAGGAAGTTGTCCAAAAAATGCTCTTAAGCTAGGAGTATGTGCTGACTTGTTAAACGATTTGGTGCACCTAGTAGTCGGAACTCCACCAAAGGAACCATGCTGCCCTCTCATTCAAGGTCTTGCGGACCTTGAAGCTGCCGTTTGCCTTTGCACTGCCCTTAAGGCCAATATTTTGGGCATTAATCTTAATGTCCCTGTTTCCTTAAGTTTGCTCTTGAATTACTGCGGAAAGGGTGTTCC
- the LOC8265857 gene encoding autophagy-related protein 8f isoform X2, translating into MTKSSFKFEHDFEKRRAEAVRIRAKYPDRVPVIVEKAERSDIPDIDKKKYLVPADLTVGQLVYVIRKRIKLSAEKAIFIFVDNVLPPTGAMCKYIC; encoded by the exons ATGACGAAGAGTAGCTTCAAGTTCGAACATGATTTTG AGAAGAGGCGCGCTGAGGCGGTGAGAATTAGGGCTAAATATCCAGATAGAGTTCCG GTAATTGTGGAGAAGGCTGAAAGAAGTGATATTCCTGACATTGATAAGAAAAA ATATCTAGTCCCAGCTGACCTGACAGTGGGTCAGTTGGTCTATGTAATCCGGAAGAGGATTAAACTGAGTGCAGAAAAGGCCATTTTCATATTTGTGGACAATGTCCTCCCACCAACTG GTGCAATGTGCAAGTATATATGTTGA